From one Nitrosococcus halophilus Nc 4 genomic stretch:
- the hspQ gene encoding heat shock protein HspQ, whose product MQQSRAKFGIGQLVRHKLFHYRGVVVDADPVFQGSPEWYEQMAQSQPPKDRPWYHVLVDNADYQTYVAERNLDLDTSREPINHPAIELFFDDLQEGVYRRQGSIN is encoded by the coding sequence ATGCAACAATCAAGAGCTAAATTTGGGATTGGACAGTTGGTGCGTCATAAGCTGTTTCATTATCGGGGGGTAGTGGTGGATGCAGATCCGGTCTTTCAGGGTAGTCCCGAGTGGTATGAGCAGATGGCTCAGTCCCAACCGCCAAAAGATCGGCCTTGGTATCATGTTTTGGTTGACAATGCGGATTACCAGACCTATGTGGCGGAGCGAAACCTGGATCTGGATACTTCCAGGGAGCCTATTAATCATCCTGCAATCGAATTATTTTTTGATGATCTCCAGGAAGGCGTGTATCGTCGCCAGGGTAGCATCAATTAA
- a CDS encoding DUF3135 domain-containing protein produces MTPESNFDFDYWMLLAKEDPEEFEHQRRAIIEQTLTQAPEHLQTRLKRLQWRIDMERQQCRNPLVSAARLYAMMWERIYAEYGLLDAPHKLGYALAEMRRTGQTFREKFN; encoded by the coding sequence ATGACACCCGAATCCAATTTCGACTTCGACTACTGGATGCTCCTGGCAAAAGAGGATCCTGAAGAATTCGAACACCAGCGTAGAGCCATTATAGAACAGACTTTGACCCAGGCGCCGGAACACCTACAGACACGACTGAAACGTCTACAATGGCGTATCGATATGGAACGACAACAATGCCGAAATCCTTTGGTCTCCGCCGCCAGGCTCTACGCCATGATGTGGGAACGGATCTATGCTGAGTATGGGTTACTCGATGCACCCCATAAGCTCGGATACGCCTTGGCGGAGATGAGGCGTACCGGTCAAACCTTTAGGGAAAAATTTAATTGA